From a single Brassica oleracea var. oleracea cultivar TO1000 chromosome C5, BOL, whole genome shotgun sequence genomic region:
- the LOC106344183 gene encoding cytochrome P450 78A5, with protein MSPEAYVLFFNSLNLVTFEAFAWLSLFVATVAIFLSPGGLAWAWTKSSKTRVSIPGPSGSLSIFSGSNPHRVLASLAKRFKASPLMAFSVGFSRFVISSEPETAKEILNSSAFADRPVKESAYELLFHRAMGFAPYGEYWRNLRRISSTHLFSPRRIASFEGVRVGIGMMIVKKIKNVAGGGEVEVKKVIHFGSLNNVMTIVFGESYDFDEVNGDGSFLERLVSEGYELLGIFNWSDHFGVLRWFDFQGVRKRCRALVSEVNTFVGGIIEKHKMKMNNNNLNGEESDFVDVLLGLQKDEKLSDSDMIAVLWEMIFRGTDTVAILVEWVIARMVLHQDIQAELYKEIASVTSNNTRSLSDSDIPKLPYLQAVVKETLRLHPPGPLLSWARLAIHDVHVGPNLVPAGTIAMVNMWSITHDARIWTDPEDFRPERFIDGEDVSIMGSDLRLAPFGSGRRVCPGKAMGLATVHLWVGQMIQNFEWVKGSCDVDLTEVLKLSMEMKKPLKCKAVPRNVCFG; from the exons ATGTCTCCTGAAGCTTACGTTCTGTTCTTTAACTCTCTTAACCTGGTCACCTTCGAAGCCTTTGCTTGGCTATCGCTTTTCGTAGCCACGGTTGCTATCTTTCTCTCACCAGGCGGACTCGCATGGGCCTGGACAAAGTCTTCCAAGACCCGTGTTTCAATTCCTGGTCCGTCTGGTTCTCTCTCCATCTTCTCCGGTTCGAACCCTCACCGTGTTCTCGCCTCGCTTGCCAAACGCTTCAAGGCCTCTCCTCTGATGGCGTTCTCCGTTGGGTTTTCTCGTTTTGTCATCTCCAGTGAACCGGAGACGGCTAAAGAGATTCTGAACAGCTCTGCTTTTGCTGACCGCCCGGTTAAGGAGTCAGCTTACGAGCTTCTGTTTCACCGTGCCATGGGTTTCGCGCCGTATGGTGAGTATTGGAGGAATCTGAGGAGAATCTCTTCAACGCATCTTTTCAGCCCGAGAAGGATAGCTAGTTTCGAAGGTGTTAGGGTTGGGATCGGTATGATGATTGTGAAGAAGATCAAGAACGTAGCTGGCGGTGGTGAAGTTGAAGTGAAGAAGGTGATTCACTTTGGTTCGTTGAATAATGTAATGACGATTGTTTTTGGTGAAAGCTACGACTTCGATGAAGTTAATGGGGATGGAAGTTTTCTGGAGCGGCTTGTGAGCGAAGGTTATGAGTTGCTTGGGATATTTAACTGGAGTGATCACTTTGGTGTTCTTCGTTGGTTTGACTTCCAAGGAGTGAGGAAGAGGTGTAGAGCTTTGGTCTCTGAAGTCAACACTTTTGTCGGTGGAATAATCGAGAAGCACAAAATGAAGATGAACAACAACAACCTCAATGGAGAGGAGAGTGACTTCGTTGATGTCTTGCTTGGCTTGCAAAAGGATGAAAAGTTGTCTGATTCCGACATGATTGCTGTTCTTTGG GAGATGATATTTAGAGGGACTGACACAGTTGCGATTCTAGTGGAATGGGTGATTGCAAGAATGGTATTGCATCAAGACATCCAAGCAGAACTCTACAAAGAGATAGCTTCTGTTACAAGTAACAACACTAGGTCCTTGTCTGATTCCGACATCCCAAAGCTTCCATACCTTCAAGCTGTTGTCAAAGAAACCCTGAGGCTCCACCCACCAGGCCCCCTCCTCTCGTGGGCCAGACTCGCTATCCACGATGTCCACGTGGGTCCCAACCTTGTCCCTGCAGGAACCATAGCTATGGTCAACATGTGGTCCATCACACATGACGCCAGAATCTGGACCGACCCTGAAGACTTTAGGCCTGAGAGGTTTATTGATGGTGAGGATGTAAGCATCATGGGGTCGGATCTTAGGCTGGCTCCATTCGGTTCGGGCCGTCGGGTTTGCCCGGGTAAAGCAATGGGCCTAGCTACTGTTCATCTCTGGGTTGGTCAAATGATTCAGAATTTCGAATGGGTTAAGGGTTCTTGTGATGTTGACCTCACAGAGGTTCTCAAGCTGTCCATGGAGATGAAGAAGCCGTTGAAGTGCAAGGCTGTTCCAAGAAATGTTTGTTTTGGTTAA